From the Streptomyces nigrescens genome, one window contains:
- a CDS encoding sigma-70 family RNA polymerase sigma factor, translating to MRAAEDALVTRWALEGRSGDEAAVERFVRATRRDVLRYVTHLSGDFQAADDLVQDTYLRALRGLPSFEGRSSARTWLLTIARRTVADRIRANRARPRIAALDDWQTMAEQAQPEVLPGFDEGIVLADLLCALAPARREAFVLTQLLGLPYAQAASVARCPVGTVRSRVARARETLIALVNSAEGTTVRRPGGAEREAAEAGFGATWQVSASTASA from the coding sequence ATGCGTGCCGCTGAGGATGCCCTGGTGACCAGGTGGGCGCTGGAGGGCCGTAGCGGCGACGAGGCCGCCGTCGAGCGGTTCGTACGGGCCACCCGACGCGATGTGCTGCGCTATGTCACGCACTTGAGCGGTGACTTCCAGGCGGCGGACGACCTGGTCCAGGACACCTATCTGCGGGCCCTCCGGGGCCTCCCCTCCTTCGAGGGCCGGTCCTCGGCCCGTACCTGGCTGCTGACGATCGCGCGGCGCACGGTCGCCGACCGGATCCGGGCCAACCGGGCCAGGCCCCGGATCGCCGCGCTCGACGACTGGCAGACCATGGCGGAACAGGCGCAGCCGGAGGTCCTGCCGGGATTCGACGAGGGCATCGTGCTGGCCGATCTGCTCTGCGCGCTTGCGCCCGCGCGGCGGGAAGCGTTTGTGCTCACCCAGCTGCTCGGGCTGCCCTATGCGCAGGCCGCCTCGGTGGCGAGGTGTCCGGTGGGCACCGTCCGGTCCCGGGTGGCGCGGGCCCGGGAGACGCTGATCGCGCTGGTGAACTCCGCTGAAGGCACCACCGTGCGGCGGCCGGGCGGTGCGGAGCGGGAAGCGGCGGAGGCGGGGTTCGGCGCGACGTGGCAGGTGTCCGCTTCGACGGCGTCGGCCTGA
- a CDS encoding class I SAM-dependent methyltransferase, translating into MDAAVVFSNADAAALYDLLNPWDPEQCPSDAFYDELVMAAASVLDVGCGTGAMLHLARERGHPGRLVGLDPDRAALARARSRARHRTAIEWVEGTAAAASRWDAAFDLATMTSHAFQCLVTDAELRASLAAVHTALCNGGRFAFETRHPQARAWEDWNPSEASDIVDSAGRALRVWHETESVIGDLVTFTGTTAAADGTVLRVDRTSLRFLDVAKLDEFLIDAGFAVEARYGTWDGGPVTGTSREIITIARRR; encoded by the coding sequence GTGGACGCTGCCGTCGTCTTCTCGAACGCTGATGCCGCCGCGCTGTACGACCTGTTGAATCCGTGGGACCCCGAACAGTGCCCCAGCGATGCCTTCTACGACGAGCTGGTCATGGCCGCGGCCTCGGTCCTGGACGTCGGCTGCGGCACCGGCGCCATGCTGCACCTCGCTCGCGAACGTGGCCACCCGGGCCGTCTCGTCGGACTTGATCCGGACCGTGCCGCACTTGCCCGGGCTCGGTCCCGGGCCCGGCATCGCACCGCTATCGAGTGGGTCGAGGGCACAGCAGCGGCAGCCTCGCGGTGGGACGCCGCGTTCGACCTGGCGACGATGACCAGCCACGCCTTCCAATGCCTTGTCACGGACGCGGAGTTGCGTGCCTCCCTCGCGGCGGTCCACACGGCGCTGTGCAACGGCGGCCGCTTCGCGTTCGAGACGCGGCACCCGCAGGCGCGTGCCTGGGAGGACTGGAATCCCTCCGAGGCATCCGACATCGTCGACTCGGCCGGCCGGGCCCTGCGCGTATGGCACGAGACCGAGTCCGTCATCGGTGACCTGGTCACCTTCACCGGGACGACGGCCGCGGCCGACGGCACCGTGCTCCGCGTCGACCGGACGAGCCTGCGCTTCCTTGACGTCGCGAAGCTCGACGAGTTCCTCATCGACGCGGGCTTTGCCGTCGAGGCCCGGTACGGGACCTGGGACGGTGGGCCCGTCACCGGTACGAGCCGGGAGATCATCACGATTGCCCGCCGCCGATAG
- a CDS encoding trypsin-like peptidase domain-containing protein, which yields MKRIPWVRAAAVGGCASIVLAVPALAAHQASPPAARTAPADQGAQPSLPRGFRAPDVPAGVATVPSSGPATPSSGPVKPSKGVTQEEIRKAQELERYWTPERIRAAVPVDAVRAGEKGQDPPSSADVAGRSGVFAPSHQVASGAATVGVFLIRSEDGSATPNQFCSASAVTSPTKSLVLTAAHCLKGGKSYRNVAFVPGYRGGASQAGQPGERPYGLFPMELGKVWIDERYLSSSPSDDVDFAVLRVGPNSQGQLLEDAVGRGNTLTAVRAADLARREVTLMGYPGGQKTPLQCTNATRAFQGRFMEISCAGFSTGVSGGPFLEGFDGSRGNLVGAIGGYKTGGLQDDVSYSSQFDNDVFRLYQQAVTDAAPDTVNPLGDATTWQHASTVLTGRFHSESVRNNTGDLIVRWSDGEVSLYPGNRAYGLRKDIQLVKKGPVWKKAKAVTAGEFTGNSTDDLLVSWDDGKLTLYKDVNETNKLTQAIQLKGPNGTWTHAESITAGRFGGGNTRRDDLVVRWSDAEMTLYTNVDGRGLHAEKQLAKRKNTTWSHARDSVAGNFAATAGDQDLFVRWSDGEVTVYENIAAKGFKAEHRLRPAKSAWRYSNLVTAGAFGGGTRQDDLIALWPGGKLVMYGDTTAKALGLERLLVPARIS from the coding sequence ATGAAACGAATACCTTGGGTGCGCGCCGCCGCTGTCGGCGGCTGCGCCTCGATCGTGCTCGCCGTTCCGGCGCTCGCCGCGCACCAGGCGTCGCCGCCGGCTGCTCGGACCGCGCCCGCGGATCAGGGCGCACAACCGTCCCTGCCGCGCGGCTTTCGGGCACCGGATGTGCCCGCCGGCGTGGCGACTGTGCCGTCGTCCGGTCCGGCGACGCCGTCCTCTGGCCCCGTGAAGCCCTCCAAGGGCGTGACGCAGGAAGAGATCCGCAAGGCGCAGGAGCTGGAGCGCTACTGGACGCCGGAGCGCATTCGTGCCGCCGTCCCCGTGGACGCGGTGCGGGCGGGGGAGAAGGGGCAGGATCCGCCGAGTTCCGCCGACGTGGCGGGCCGCAGTGGAGTGTTCGCGCCGAGCCATCAGGTCGCGTCGGGAGCCGCCACGGTCGGTGTGTTCCTGATCCGCAGTGAGGACGGGTCGGCGACGCCCAACCAGTTCTGCAGCGCCAGCGCCGTCACCTCGCCGACCAAGAGTCTGGTGCTCACCGCGGCTCACTGCCTGAAGGGCGGCAAGTCGTATCGCAATGTCGCCTTCGTGCCCGGCTACCGGGGTGGGGCCTCGCAGGCGGGCCAGCCCGGGGAACGGCCCTACGGGCTCTTCCCGATGGAGCTGGGCAAGGTGTGGATCGATGAACGGTATCTGTCCTCGTCACCCAGCGACGATGTGGACTTCGCCGTCCTGCGCGTCGGACCGAATTCCCAAGGACAGCTCCTGGAAGATGCCGTCGGCCGCGGCAACACGCTCACGGCGGTCCGCGCCGCGGATCTGGCCCGCCGTGAGGTGACGCTCATGGGCTATCCCGGGGGCCAGAAGACCCCGCTGCAGTGCACGAACGCGACCAGGGCCTTCCAGGGCCGGTTCATGGAAATCAGCTGCGCCGGCTTCAGTACGGGGGTCAGCGGCGGTCCGTTCCTGGAAGGCTTCGACGGCAGCCGCGGCAACCTCGTCGGTGCCATCGGCGGCTACAAAACCGGCGGGCTCCAGGACGACGTCTCCTACAGCTCGCAGTTCGACAACGACGTCTTCCGTCTCTACCAGCAGGCGGTCACGGACGCGGCGCCGGACACCGTCAACCCCCTCGGTGACGCCACCACCTGGCAGCACGCCAGCACCGTCCTCACCGGCCGGTTCCACTCCGAATCGGTGCGCAACAACACCGGCGATCTGATCGTGCGCTGGTCCGACGGTGAGGTCTCCCTCTACCCCGGCAACCGCGCATACGGTCTGCGCAAGGACATCCAGCTCGTCAAGAAGGGACCGGTCTGGAAGAAGGCCAAGGCCGTCACCGCCGGAGAATTCACCGGCAACAGCACCGACGACCTCCTCGTCAGCTGGGACGACGGCAAACTGACCCTCTACAAGGACGTCAACGAGACCAACAAGCTGACCCAGGCGATCCAGCTCAAGGGCCCCAACGGCACGTGGACGCACGCCGAGAGCATCACCGCGGGCCGGTTCGGCGGCGGCAACACGCGCCGCGACGACCTCGTGGTGCGCTGGTCCGACGCCGAGATGACCCTCTACACCAATGTGGACGGGCGGGGTCTGCACGCCGAGAAGCAGCTCGCCAAGCGCAAGAACACGACCTGGTCACACGCCCGCGACAGCGTCGCCGGGAACTTCGCCGCGACCGCCGGCGACCAGGATCTGTTCGTCCGCTGGTCCGATGGTGAAGTGACCGTCTACGAGAACATCGCCGCCAAGGGCTTCAAGGCCGAACACCGGCTCCGCCCCGCGAAGTCCGCATGGCGTTACAGCAACCTGGTCACCGCCGGCGCCTTCGGCGGCGGTACCCGTCAGGACGACCTCATCGCGCTCTGGCCCGGCGGCAAGCTCGTCATGTACGGCGACACCACGGCCAAGGCCCTGGGCCTCGAGCGTCTGCTCGTTCCCGCGCGGATCAGCTGA
- a CDS encoding PE-PGRS family protein — MEAGYVLRGLRAIAFAVVCVLLTAVGHVLTSGAVLPWKVLLTAAAGAAGGAWCFAGRERGPLTVAALTVGTQATLHSAFALGQAIDHAGHSKLSWAKLWWESLRCGGGVPFHDMRVPSGPHEGLVDGLPVQAMLGDGHFGGLSMPGQMPGMGHLPHPGTPGGIGAMLAAHLLIATLSVWWMWGGERAVFRLVRAVSLALVPRIRLVLHPVLPTLPPDTREPERTPHRALRRLLLVHVVSRRGPPLEPAVH, encoded by the coding sequence ATGGAAGCCGGATACGTACTCAGGGGATTGCGGGCCATCGCGTTCGCGGTGGTCTGCGTACTGCTCACGGCTGTCGGGCATGTGCTGACCTCCGGTGCGGTGCTGCCGTGGAAGGTGCTGCTCACGGCTGCGGCAGGGGCCGCGGGAGGTGCATGGTGCTTCGCCGGCCGTGAACGAGGTCCGTTGACGGTGGCGGCCCTGACCGTGGGCACCCAAGCGACGCTGCACTCCGCCTTCGCCCTCGGGCAGGCGATCGACCACGCCGGGCACAGCAAGCTGTCCTGGGCCAAGCTGTGGTGGGAATCGCTGCGGTGTGGTGGCGGTGTGCCGTTCCATGACATGCGCGTCCCAAGTGGCCCGCACGAGGGCCTGGTTGACGGATTGCCGGTGCAGGCGATGCTCGGTGACGGGCACTTCGGCGGTCTGTCGATGCCGGGCCAGATGCCCGGCATGGGGCACCTACCGCATCCGGGGACGCCGGGTGGCATCGGCGCGATGCTCGCGGCGCATCTGCTGATCGCGACGCTGAGCGTGTGGTGGATGTGGGGCGGCGAACGAGCGGTCTTCCGGCTGGTGCGGGCGGTGTCCCTCGCTCTCGTACCGCGTATCCGGCTCGTTCTGCACCCCGTGCTTCCGACCCTCCCTCCGGACACCCGGGAACCGGAGCGGACACCGCATCGCGCCTTGCGGAGACTGCTCCTGGTCCATGTCGTCTCGCGACGGGGCCCACCGCTGGAGCCCGCTGTCCACTGA
- a CDS encoding CoA transferase → MGHPAVIRASQPLEEVTVRVAGPPALTTPAAAHLRALGATLTPRTPGPHTGPAAFEAAGAPGAATAYTAWADVLPAADAADESTVQAATGMMQVHGRRDGPPRGLAVDYAATCASVLTVQGLLAALLGRARGGAGPAQVTTGADRAALLTLGQYLAAANAPEAEAVPLSPGGPPFTARCGTRFELEALDPVPWARFWRDLGAPEEAIRTGWQPFQFRYATACAPIPEALHRAARSVPWARVQQAAAASGAEVCPLHAPAAPPGATAHPAPWTLTPRTADWTPPATGTAPGAALPLSGLTVLEAGRRIQAPLAAHLLRQLGAEVLRIEPPGGDPLRGMPPCCEDISARWLALNRGKGAVQIDIKSAVGQAELRELASGADVFLHNWAPGKAEQLGLDADRLSAVNPGLVYAYTSGWAGRLPDAPMGTDFMVQARTGIGAVARPADEPPAPSLMTLIDVLGGLLGAEAVVAGLLLRERSGRGVQVESSLLGAAEALTAPALHRAAAGGELRRPAGFRRPLPTADGWIAPADDSAPAAGARAARLAELTSEQALEGLRADGLAATAVTTDLGALPQDPRLRGAFTRDPHGSLAVPTPWRFQ, encoded by the coding sequence GTGGGACACCCTGCCGTCATCCGCGCGTCCCAACCGTTGGAAGAGGTGACCGTCCGGGTCGCGGGCCCGCCGGCGCTCACCACGCCGGCGGCCGCCCATCTGCGGGCGCTCGGCGCGACACTGACACCGCGGACGCCCGGACCGCACACCGGGCCCGCGGCCTTCGAGGCCGCGGGCGCACCGGGCGCGGCCACCGCGTACACCGCCTGGGCCGATGTCCTGCCGGCCGCGGACGCCGCCGACGAGTCCACCGTCCAGGCGGCCACCGGCATGATGCAGGTGCACGGCAGACGCGACGGCCCCCCGCGTGGTCTGGCCGTCGACTACGCCGCCACCTGTGCCTCCGTGCTCACCGTGCAGGGCCTGCTCGCCGCCCTGCTCGGCCGGGCGCGTGGCGGCGCGGGCCCCGCGCAGGTCACCACCGGAGCCGACCGGGCCGCGCTGCTCACCCTCGGCCAGTACCTCGCGGCGGCGAACGCCCCGGAGGCCGAAGCCGTGCCGCTGTCGCCAGGAGGGCCGCCGTTCACCGCGAGGTGCGGCACCCGGTTCGAGCTGGAGGCGCTGGACCCCGTCCCCTGGGCCCGGTTCTGGCGGGACCTCGGTGCGCCCGAGGAGGCGATCCGCACCGGCTGGCAGCCCTTCCAGTTCCGGTACGCCACCGCCTGCGCCCCGATACCCGAGGCCCTGCACCGTGCGGCACGTTCCGTGCCCTGGGCGCGGGTGCAGCAGGCCGCAGCCGCTTCGGGGGCGGAGGTGTGCCCCCTGCACGCCCCGGCCGCACCGCCCGGAGCGACGGCTCACCCGGCACCGTGGACCCTGACCCCCCGGACCGCTGACTGGACCCCGCCGGCCACCGGCACCGCCCCCGGTGCCGCACTTCCCCTGTCGGGGCTGACGGTCCTGGAAGCGGGCCGCCGCATCCAGGCCCCGCTCGCCGCCCATCTGCTCCGTCAGCTCGGCGCGGAGGTCCTCCGGATCGAACCCCCCGGCGGTGACCCGCTGCGCGGTATGCCGCCCTGCTGCGAGGACATCTCCGCCCGATGGCTCGCGCTCAACCGGGGCAAGGGCGCCGTACAGATCGACATCAAGTCCGCCGTCGGGCAGGCCGAGTTGCGGGAGCTGGCCTCCGGTGCCGATGTCTTCCTGCACAACTGGGCACCGGGCAAGGCCGAACAGCTCGGCCTGGACGCCGACCGGCTGTCGGCCGTCAATCCGGGGCTGGTGTACGCCTACACCAGCGGCTGGGCGGGACGGCTGCCCGATGCTCCGATGGGCACCGACTTCATGGTCCAGGCCCGCACGGGCATCGGCGCGGTGGCGCGCCCCGCCGACGAACCGCCCGCGCCGTCCCTGATGACCCTGATCGACGTCCTCGGCGGACTGCTGGGCGCGGAAGCCGTGGTCGCCGGTCTGCTGCTGCGCGAACGCAGCGGCCGCGGTGTACAGGTGGAGTCCTCGCTGCTGGGCGCCGCGGAAGCGCTCACCGCACCGGCGCTGCACCGGGCGGCGGCCGGCGGGGAACTCCGCCGTCCCGCGGGCTTCCGCCGTCCGCTGCCGACCGCCGACGGCTGGATCGCCCCCGCCGATGACTCGGCACCCGCCGCCGGTGCCCGCGCGGCCCGGCTGGCGGAGCTGACCTCGGAGCAGGCGCTCGAAGGGCTGCGCGCCGACGGACTGGCCGCGACCGCCGTGACCACCGACCTCGGTGCGCTCCCGCAGGACCCGCGCCTGCGTGGTGCCTTCACCCGCGACCCCCATGGCTCCCTCGCCGTCCCCACGCCCTGGAGATTCCAATGA
- a CDS encoding ATP-binding cassette domain-containing protein, with protein sequence MHGVVCRHGRLEAVSGVDLDVAAGERIALTGTNGSGKTTLLRAVLGLHRQVDGQILVGRRSCRSAAEWAWRRRACAWIPQRPAAGRFPLLAKELLASSGAPAEAADAAERLGVGALADRPLSSLSGGQLQRMHLARAVGCVAAGAGVLLADEPTAALDFAGQEEAAEVLTTLPVTVLVVTHDRAMAARCDRTLEMAAGRLREVR encoded by the coding sequence ATGCACGGCGTGGTGTGCCGGCATGGCCGCCTGGAGGCCGTGAGCGGTGTCGATCTGGATGTGGCCGCCGGTGAACGGATCGCGCTGACCGGTACGAACGGTTCGGGCAAGACGACGCTGCTGCGGGCGGTGCTGGGGCTGCACCGGCAGGTCGACGGCCAGATTCTCGTCGGGCGGCGGAGCTGCCGCAGCGCGGCGGAATGGGCCTGGCGCCGGCGGGCCTGCGCATGGATACCGCAGCGCCCGGCTGCCGGACGCTTCCCGCTGCTGGCGAAGGAACTGCTGGCGAGCAGCGGTGCCCCGGCCGAGGCGGCGGACGCCGCCGAGCGTCTGGGGGTGGGTGCGCTCGCGGACCGTCCGCTGAGCAGTCTGTCCGGTGGGCAGTTGCAGCGGATGCATCTGGCGCGGGCGGTGGGGTGTGTGGCCGCCGGGGCGGGGGTGCTGCTCGCCGACGAGCCGACGGCGGCACTGGACTTCGCCGGGCAGGAGGAGGCCGCCGAGGTGCTCACCACGCTGCCGGTGACGGTGCTCGTGGTCACCCACGACCGGGCGATGGCCGCGCGCTGCGACCGGACGCTGGAGATGGCCGCCGGACGTCTGCGGGAGGTCCGGTGA
- a CDS encoding metal ABC transporter solute-binding protein, Zn/Mn family, translated as MARTRVLVRPLTALSAGLLLISGCGSGAASENTASGTSDKAASGPVVVATTAWEAALAKAAGAKNVTSIVPAGIRHAPDYDVKPSDLTKVAKADYVLYSSFEPFAGRIKEAAGSDAKMIELNLDNTPSKTTANVTRLGKAFGTQKAAGRWNTTFGKEWESLHKKVRAAWPGGKAPAVTAQMFTTWAAKLAGAQMVGTYGPEAVTPAQLSKLSAKKPKFVLDNENMSTGTVLPGSGAKQLSIANYPGQDLDLLAVYRKAAQQMEKAFAGS; from the coding sequence ATGGCGCGAACCCGCGTCCTCGTCCGTCCCCTCACCGCACTGAGCGCGGGCCTGCTGCTGATCTCCGGATGCGGCTCCGGCGCGGCCTCGGAAAACACCGCTTCCGGTACGTCGGACAAGGCTGCCTCCGGACCCGTGGTGGTCGCCACCACCGCGTGGGAGGCGGCGCTGGCCAAGGCAGCCGGGGCGAAGAACGTCACGTCCATCGTCCCCGCAGGCATCCGGCATGCGCCCGATTACGACGTCAAGCCGTCGGATCTGACCAAGGTGGCGAAGGCCGATTATGTCCTCTACTCCTCCTTCGAGCCCTTCGCCGGCCGGATCAAGGAGGCGGCGGGCTCCGACGCCAAGATGATCGAGCTCAACCTGGACAACACCCCGTCGAAGACGACGGCGAATGTGACGCGTCTGGGCAAGGCGTTCGGTACGCAGAAGGCGGCCGGGCGGTGGAACACCACGTTCGGCAAGGAGTGGGAGTCGCTGCACAAGAAGGTGCGGGCCGCCTGGCCGGGCGGCAAGGCCCCGGCGGTGACGGCGCAGATGTTCACCACATGGGCGGCCAAGCTCGCCGGGGCGCAGATGGTGGGCACCTACGGCCCGGAGGCGGTGACTCCGGCTCAGCTGTCCAAGCTGTCCGCGAAGAAGCCGAAGTTCGTGCTCGACAACGAGAACATGTCGACCGGAACGGTACTGCCCGGTTCGGGCGCCAAGCAGCTGAGCATCGCCAACTACCCGGGCCAGGACCTCGATCTGCTGGCGGTGTACCGCAAGGCCGCGCAGCAGATGGAGAAGGCGTTCGCCGGGTCCTGA
- a CDS encoding metal ABC transporter permease, with translation MSAFGQVGDLLQLVPVQRAGAGLLLAAMGLPVVGVIIVGLDIMPVRFAMMHVALLGIAVGQLLGLDPVLCALVACALAGAGVAPLARTADGLSGAMGLLMSLAIAAALLMLALSGVNANGAFALLWGSILAVRPVDLAVLGALAVALPALFVWRRRELSLLLHDRELALCSGVAVQRLTVLLLVLVAVAVAGAIRLTGALLVDALTLLPALAARRLGRSLVSITLWAIGIGLVVNVVGFLASLAWDLPPGPVLVLTAGAVALAAHLIPERRTPSWREPASSSVPSPH, from the coding sequence GTGAGCGCGTTCGGCCAGGTCGGTGACCTGCTCCAACTCGTGCCCGTCCAGCGCGCCGGGGCCGGTCTGCTGCTCGCAGCCATGGGGCTGCCGGTGGTGGGCGTCATCATCGTCGGGCTGGACATCATGCCGGTGCGCTTCGCGATGATGCATGTGGCGCTGCTGGGTATCGCGGTGGGGCAACTGCTGGGACTGGACCCGGTGTTGTGTGCTCTGGTCGCCTGTGCGCTGGCGGGTGCCGGGGTGGCTCCCCTGGCGCGTACGGCGGACGGCCTGTCGGGGGCGATGGGGCTGCTGATGAGTCTGGCCATCGCCGCCGCGCTGCTGATGCTGGCGTTGTCGGGGGTGAATGCGAACGGGGCCTTCGCGCTGCTGTGGGGGTCGATCCTGGCGGTGCGCCCCGTCGACCTCGCGGTGCTGGGTGCCCTGGCGGTGGCTCTTCCCGCGCTGTTCGTCTGGCGGCGCCGGGAGCTGTCGTTGCTGCTGCACGACCGGGAACTGGCGCTGTGTTCCGGGGTGGCGGTCCAGCGGCTCACCGTGCTGCTCCTGGTGCTGGTGGCGGTCGCGGTGGCCGGTGCCATCCGGCTCACCGGGGCCCTGCTGGTGGACGCGCTCACCCTGCTGCCCGCCCTCGCCGCCCGCCGGCTCGGCCGCTCCCTGGTGTCGATCACGCTGTGGGCGATCGGCATCGGGCTAGTGGTCAACGTCGTCGGTTTTCTCGCCTCCTTGGCCTGGGACCTGCCGCCCGGGCCGGTCCTCGTCCTCACTGCGGGTGCGGTCGCCCTCGCAGCTCATCTCATCCCTGAACGGAGAACTCCCTCATGGCGCGAACCCGCGTCCTCGTCCGTCCCCTCACCGCACTGA
- a CDS encoding PhzF family phenazine biosynthesis protein, which translates to MRAFIVDAFTDRPFAGNPAGVCLLDEPADAAWMQRVAAELNLPETAFVHRTAENTYGLRWFTPTVEVDLCGHATLATTHVLHTTQGAAPDAGLHFDTLSGALTARRDDQGVISLDFPADAPTATPAPPHLAEALGAEPKWTGRARHDLLVELPDAATVRDLTPDIAALADFSGRAVIVTANAPDGADHDFVSRVFAPAAGIPEDPVTGAAHCVLAPLWSGRLDRTTLTGVQLSPRGGRVGVELRGDRVTLLGQAVTVFDGELRA; encoded by the coding sequence ATGCGTGCCTTCATCGTCGATGCGTTCACCGACCGCCCCTTCGCCGGCAATCCCGCCGGTGTGTGTCTGCTGGACGAGCCGGCCGACGCCGCCTGGATGCAGCGAGTGGCCGCCGAACTCAACCTGCCGGAAACCGCCTTTGTGCACCGGACAGCGGAAAACACCTACGGATTGCGGTGGTTCACGCCGACCGTGGAGGTCGATCTGTGCGGTCACGCCACATTGGCCACCACCCACGTGCTCCACACCACCCAGGGCGCCGCTCCTGACGCGGGCCTGCACTTCGACACGCTCAGCGGTGCACTGACCGCCCGTCGCGACGACCAGGGCGTGATTTCCCTGGACTTCCCGGCGGATGCGCCGACCGCCACCCCCGCGCCGCCGCACCTCGCCGAGGCCCTCGGCGCCGAGCCGAAGTGGACGGGCCGGGCCAGGCACGATCTGCTCGTGGAACTGCCCGATGCGGCCACGGTGCGTGACCTGACCCCGGACATCGCCGCGCTGGCCGACTTCAGCGGCCGGGCGGTCATCGTGACCGCGAACGCCCCGGACGGCGCCGACCACGACTTCGTCTCCCGAGTCTTCGCCCCCGCCGCCGGCATCCCCGAGGACCCCGTCACCGGCGCCGCCCACTGCGTCCTCGCCCCCCTCTGGTCCGGACGGCTGGACCGCACCACACTCACCGGCGTACAACTCTCCCCACGGGGCGGCCGGGTGGGCGTCGAACTACGCGGCGACCGCGTCACCCTGCTCGGCCAGGCAGTAACCGTCTTCGACGGCGAACTGCGGGCTTGA
- a CDS encoding class I adenylate-forming enzyme family protein, whose amino-acid sequence MTHRMHDLVPGALRRTWAAQGHCPDLDLYALFRAHRMRDPLRTAVIDAQGEASYAELDTEARCLAAGLAEAGIRPGDVVGVQLPNSRAAVAADLALAALGAIALPFPVGRGGREAVSLLGRSGARAVIAATTYRGTEHARELAERARDLPALHTVIAAGPGPVPAGCRSLAGLTGDERTGFTPERPDPDSAARILVSSGSEAEPKMVAYSHNALAGGRGNFLASLLVEGTPPRCLFLVPLASAFGSNGTAVTLARHGGTLVLLDRFTPEDALAALRTHRPTHVLGVPTMVRMMVERCATEGRTADGPKALVLGGSALDAATHDEAARVFGCPVVNLYGSADGVNCHTGTAQRTPLPDDGPGIVVGRPDPAVCEIRIAPPPGAASDGTGEILARGPMTPLCYVGAPELNMRYRTADGWVRTGDLGTLAADGTLRVVGRLKDIVIRGGANISPAEVEGELSSHPDVRDVICVGVPDPLMGERLAACVVPRAGREMTLQSLCAHLDARGLERRKHPEHLLPVTGALPLTPAGKPDRAALRDRLAAGLPDEPARTG is encoded by the coding sequence ATGACCCATCGGATGCACGACCTGGTTCCCGGCGCTCTCCGCCGCACATGGGCGGCGCAGGGACACTGCCCCGATCTCGACCTGTACGCGCTGTTCCGGGCACACCGGATGCGGGACCCGCTCCGCACCGCCGTGATCGACGCGCAGGGCGAGGCCAGTTATGCCGAGCTGGACACCGAGGCACGATGTCTGGCCGCCGGCCTCGCCGAGGCCGGTATCCGCCCCGGCGACGTGGTGGGCGTCCAACTGCCCAACAGCAGAGCGGCGGTGGCCGCCGATCTCGCGCTGGCCGCCCTGGGGGCGATAGCCCTGCCCTTCCCCGTCGGGCGCGGCGGACGCGAAGCCGTATCGCTGCTCGGCCGTTCCGGGGCGCGGGCGGTGATCGCGGCCACCACGTACCGGGGGACCGAGCACGCCAGGGAACTGGCGGAGCGGGCACGCGACTTGCCCGCCCTGCACACCGTGATCGCCGCCGGACCGGGCCCGGTCCCCGCCGGATGCCGGTCACTGGCTGGCCTCACCGGCGACGAACGGACCGGATTCACCCCCGAACGGCCCGATCCCGACTCCGCGGCCCGGATCCTGGTCTCCTCCGGCTCCGAGGCGGAGCCGAAGATGGTGGCGTACTCGCACAACGCGCTCGCCGGCGGCCGTGGCAATTTCCTCGCCTCGCTGCTGGTCGAAGGCACACCCCCGCGGTGTCTGTTTCTCGTCCCGCTCGCCTCGGCGTTCGGCAGCAACGGAACCGCGGTGACCCTCGCCCGCCACGGCGGAACCCTGGTGCTGCTCGACCGCTTCACGCCCGAGGACGCGCTGGCGGCGCTGCGCACCCATCGGCCCACCCATGTGCTGGGCGTGCCCACGATGGTCCGCATGATGGTGGAACGCTGCGCCACGGAAGGCCGTACGGCGGACGGGCCGAAGGCGCTGGTCCTGGGCGGCTCCGCGCTCGACGCGGCCACCCACGACGAGGCGGCCAGGGTCTTCGGCTGCCCGGTGGTCAACCTCTACGGATCCGCCGACGGGGTCAACTGTCATACCGGCACGGCCCAGCGGACCCCGCTCCCGGACGACGGACCGGGGATCGTGGTGGGCCGGCCCGACCCCGCCGTCTGCGAGATCCGTATCGCGCCACCGCCCGGTGCGGCCTCGGACGGGACCGGGGAGATCCTCGCGCGAGGCCCGATGACGCCCCTATGCTATGTCGGTGCCCCCGAGCTGAACATGCGCTACCGCACGGCGGACGGCTGGGTACGCACCGGCGACCTGGGGACACTCGCCGCCGACGGCACCCTGCGGGTCGTCGGCCGTCTCAAGGACATCGTGATCCGCGGCGGCGCGAACATCAGCCCCGCAGAGGTGGAGGGCGAGCTCTCCTCCCACCCGGACGTACGGGACGTGATCTGCGTGGGCGTGCCCGACCCGCTGATGGGGGAGCGGCTCGCGGCCTGCGTGGTGCCGAGAGCCGGCCGGGAGATGACCCTGCAGAGCCTGTGCGCCCACCTCGACGCGCGGGGTCTGGAGCGCCGCAAACACCCCGAGCATCTGCTGCCGGTGACCGGCGCGCTGCCCCTCACCCCCGCGGGCAAGCCCGACCGCGCCGCCCTGCGCGACCGGCTCGCCGCCGGGCTCCCGGACGAGCCCGCACGGACGGGGTGA